A single window of Bradyrhizobium daqingense DNA harbors:
- a CDS encoding WGR domain-containing protein translates to MPNLKLGPLHLRRIDTTRNMRRFYLLSIQPTLFGGVSLIRDWGRIGTTGQTMVQTFDASAEAGEAFGRLERAKRRRGYTSAEERV, encoded by the coding sequence TAAGCTAGGGCCGCTTCACCTTCGCCGCATCGACACCACCCGCAACATGCGGCGGTTTTACTTGCTTTCGATCCAACCGACCTTGTTCGGCGGGGTCTCGCTGATCCGCGACTGGGGCCGGATCGGCACGACCGGCCAGACGATGGTGCAGACTTTCGATGCCAGCGCTGAAGCGGGCGAAGCATTCGGACGGCTGGAGCGCGCCAAGCGCAGGCGCGGATACACCTCTGCTGAGGAGAGAGTCTGA